One Aspergillus oryzae RIB40 DNA, chromosome 2 genomic window carries:
- a CDS encoding GFA family protein (predicted protein), producing the protein MAEDMPTGGDPFPNPISGTTDEASWKHRPPYKVQTDEEFGPVKWTGRCQCGQVEYKINREKPLKSKYCHCRGCQVLHGAPFQWATIFHKSDITFTKGADGLAFYSSTEKSREYMNPTKVSCSFCRTPIMDEGRNVCLLFPASIDYGETHEKREKWIKAFEVECHIFYSRRAVEIPDGKPKWSELDDSSELLDDSGNPKKGES; encoded by the exons ATGGCAGAAGATATGCCGACTGGGGGTGATCCCTTTCCGAACCCCATCTCCGGTACTACCGACGAAGCCAGCTGGAAGCATCGCCCGCCATACAAGGTCCAAACAGACGAAGAATTCGGTCCCGTTAAGTGGACCGGAAGGTGCCAATGCGGACAGGTAGAGTACAAAATAAATCGAGAGAAGCCATTGAAGTCAAAGTACTGCCATTGTCGGGGATGTCAAGTATTGCACG GTGCCCCGTTCCAATGGGCCACTATATTCCACAAGTCCGACATAACTTTCACCAAAGGTGCTGATGGCTTAGCCTTCTATTCCTCGACGGAGAAGTCGAGAGAGTATATGAATCCCACGAAAGTGTCGTGTTCGTTCTGTCGGACTCCGATTATGGATGAGGGACGCAATGTTTGTCTTCTATTTCCTGCGTCTATTGACTATGGGGAGACGCatgagaaaagagagaagtggATTAAAGCATTCGAAGTAGA GTGCCATATTTTCTACAGCCGACGAGCCGTCGAGATTCCAGATGGAAAGCCGAAATGGTCCGAGTTGGATGATAGTAGCGAGCTATTGGATGATTCGGGTAACCCTAAGAAGGGTGAATCATGA